In the Gossypium arboreum isolate Shixiya-1 chromosome 10, ASM2569848v2, whole genome shotgun sequence genome, one interval contains:
- the LOC108487994 gene encoding B3 domain-containing protein LOC_Os12g40080-like translates to MACRHFFKVVLEDTIRSGKLEIPRKFARDYGNHLSNPVFIKVPNGEIWELEFTNSGGKMWLQDGWQNFAEHYSVEPGHFLVFRYEGHCHFHAIIFDRTATEIEYPDVNDNEGTQKQEVKIKQESEDDEPVSIMNEISHGLREKPGLQCPRPHKTMKSEPMLSGFSAGTGRGEMESTTASKVTSNEKFMVLQRVASAFQSTNPFFLVLMQPTYVSHNPKHSCILGIPREFSRLFLKQNGNVVLCDSNGKSWAAKYATSLGSNQRSYVRLCNGWGAFVRDKNLQVGDVCAFELINCKQISFKVSIFEGKKSGFHGSPPSTDGYFPAKRESGTSFTQPLKARETALEKALAFTSENPFLVVVLRPSYIRTDALCISNHFARKHFESDLTSVDVNLCLSNGKSWPAKYLRRSIGNPNGKICHGWKAFVNDNNLQPGDVCVLEMTNHATKISFKVIIFKAIADANSHPLEGVSQKPLGLTSQSLKAATEMTSTLPFFRSVVLPLHLKEKRAGIPFGFVEQYLKPNMETVILKVENRSWPVKIASNPQNRQARFTNGWIEFARENFLREGDICVYELDAVKHGLLNVCISKSDD, encoded by the exons ATGGCTTGTCGCCATTTCTTTAAGGTAGTTCTTGAAGATACTATTCGGAGTGGCAAACTT GAAATTCCTCGCAAATTTGCAAGAGATTATGGGAATCATCTGTCAAACCCGGTGTTCATTAAGGTCCCAAATGGTGAAATCTGGGAATTAGAATTCACAAATTCTGGTGGCAAAATGTGGCTGCAAGATGGCTGGCAAAACTTTGCGGAGCATTACTCAGTGGAGCCTGGACATTTCTTGGTTTTCAGATATGAAGGGCATTGCCATTTCCATGCCATCATATTTGATAGAACTGCAACAGAGATTGAATATCCTGACGTTAATGACAATGAGGGAACTCAGAAACAAGAGGTGAAGATTAAACAAGAATCTGAAGACGATGAACCCGTAAGCATCATGAATGAAATCTCTCATGGATTAAGAGAGAAACCTGGATTGCAATGTCCTCGGCCTCATAAGACGATGAAGTCCGAGCCTATGCTTTCAGGGTTTTCTGCTGGAACTGGAAGAGGTGAAATGGAATCAACGACTGCTTCCAAGGTGACATCTAATGAAAAATTCATGGTTTTACAAAGAGTTGCCAGTGCTTTCCAGTCCACAAATCCATTCTTTTTGGTTCTAATGCAACCAACTTATGTATCTCATAATCCCAAACATAGCTGTATCCTG GGAATACCAAGAGAGTTTTCCAGATTATTTTTGAAACAAAATGGGAATGTAGTTCTGTGTGATTCTAATGGGAAAAGTTGGGCGGCTAAGTACGCAACATCTCTCGGAAGTAACCAACGATCATATGTGAGACTCTGCAATGGATGGGGTGCTTTCGTACGAGATAAAAACTTACAAGTCGGCGATGTTTGCGCCTTTGAGTTAATCAATTGCAAACAAATCTCATTCAAAGTCTCCATTTTTGAAGGTAAGAAGTCAGGTTTCCATGGATCACCACCTTCCACTGATGGTTACTTTCCTGCAAAAAGGGAAAGTGGAACCTCGTTTACTCAGCCATTGAAGGCCCGTGAAACAGCGCTTGAAAAAGCACTGGCATTCACTTCTGAAAATCCTTTTCTTGTTGTTGTGTTACGACCATCATATATCCGAACGGATGCATTG TGTATATCAAACCATTTTGCCAGGAAACATTTTGAGAGTGACCTCACCAGCGTTGATGTAAATCTTTGTCTTTCAAATGGGAAATCATGGCCGGCTAAGTATCTTCGACGAAGCATTGGCAATCCAAATGGTAAAATCTGTCATGGTTGGAAGGCATTTGTGAATGACAATAATTTACAACCTGGTGATGTTTGTGTCTTAGAGATGACAAATCATGCCACTAAAATCTCCTTCAAAGTAATCATTTTCAAGGCTATTGCAGATGCAAATTCCCACCCTTTAGAAG GAGTTAGTCAGAAACCTTTAGGCTTGACTTCACAGTCCCTTAAAGCTGCTACTGAAATGACCTCAACGCTTCCATTCTTCAGAAGTGTTGTGCTGCCATTGCACCTAAAGGAAAAACGTGCG GGTATACCATTCGGATTTGTGGAGCAATATTTAAAGCCAAATATGGAGACGGTGATACTTAAGGTTGAAAACAGATCGTGGCCTGTAAAGATAGCAAGCAACCCGCAGAATCGGCAAGCTAGATTTACCAACGGTTGGATCGAATTTGCAAGGGAAAACTTTCTGAGAGAAGgagatatatgtgtgtatgagctaGATGCAGTGAAGCATGGCTTGTTAAACGTATGCATTTCCAAATCTGATGATTAA